Proteins encoded within one genomic window of Synechococcus sp. PCC 7335:
- a CDS encoding anti-sigma factor antagonist (This anti-anti-sigma factor, or anti-sigma factor antagonist, belongs to a family that includes characterized members SpoIIAA, RsbV, RsfA, and RsfB.) yields MVSHDDSTTSSSQASFDAAIVESVGIIYLSKAFTLVEAVAFEQSCQQAFEKQPALKEIILDFTKTQFIDSSGIGALVICHKLCQSKSAQLQLVNVPSQVMMALSLTGLDEVFSIKEVVEEAESDVCSASQSEPVRASLVKNKLENQPETHPSVRSKAKRAMDITGALVGLAITAVLYVVIGIIIKLDDGGPILFSQVRCSWLGQRFEIWKFRSMVTDAEARKQEVANKVEGPLFKNENDPRVTRIGRFLRRTSLDEFPQFWNVLIGDMSLVGTRPPTPDEIEQYEVSQWQRLNVKPGMTGEWQVNGRSTVTDFEDVVRLDLQYQRKWSLMYDAQLIIKTVLVLFSKDSGAM; encoded by the coding sequence ATGGTCAGTCATGATGACTCTACGACTTCTTCTAGTCAGGCTAGCTTCGACGCTGCAATAGTTGAGTCTGTAGGAATTATTTATCTTAGCAAAGCCTTTACTTTAGTCGAAGCGGTTGCCTTCGAACAAAGTTGTCAGCAGGCTTTTGAGAAGCAGCCAGCGTTAAAGGAAATCATACTTGACTTTACAAAGACTCAGTTCATAGATAGTAGTGGTATCGGTGCGCTGGTTATCTGTCACAAGCTCTGTCAGTCCAAATCGGCTCAGCTTCAGCTAGTCAATGTCCCTTCTCAGGTAATGATGGCGCTGTCATTGACAGGGTTGGATGAAGTCTTTTCTATCAAAGAAGTTGTCGAAGAAGCTGAGTCGGATGTTTGCTCTGCTAGTCAATCCGAGCCTGTTCGTGCTTCTCTAGTCAAAAATAAATTAGAGAATCAACCAGAAACCCATCCTTCCGTGCGCTCAAAGGCTAAGCGAGCTATGGATATTACGGGTGCGCTCGTCGGTCTAGCCATCACAGCTGTTTTGTATGTGGTGATTGGCATCATCATAAAACTAGACGATGGGGGCCCGATTCTGTTCAGTCAGGTTCGGTGCTCTTGGTTAGGCCAGCGCTTTGAGATTTGGAAATTTCGCTCGATGGTGACGGACGCAGAGGCGAGGAAACAAGAGGTTGCTAATAAAGTCGAGGGCCCACTGTTTAAAAATGAAAACGATCCTCGTGTCACTAGAATTGGTAGGTTTTTGCGCCGTACGAGCCTAGATGAGTTTCCTCAGTTTTGGAATGTGTTGATTGGAGACATGAGCCTAGTGGGGACGCGCCCCCCAACGCCAGATGAGATTGAACAGTATGAAGTTTCTCAGTGGCAGCGATTGAATGTAAAGCCAGGAATGACTGGCGAATGGCAGGTGAATGGCCGTTCTACAGTGACTGATTTTGAGGATGTGGTCCGGTTAGACTTGCAGTATCAGCGCAAGTGGAGCCTGATGTACGACGCTCAGCTGATTATTAAGACAGTGCTTGTACTTTTTAGTAAAGATTCTGGTGCGATGTGA
- the ppc gene encoding phosphoenolpyruvate carboxylase: MPTTLKNASDLKPAVPAVATHDRLLRRRLKSVEETWASVLEDECGPSLVALLTRLRRLCAPDGQANAANASPVLQLIEELELSDAIKMARAFALYFQLINIVEQHYEQRGQQQQYRAAYEEAEIAAGHSIEDYAAADYNDADASQQASQSANGFNGQSAVAETIRTADSLRDVGTFYWLFPTLKRLNVPPKMIQRLLDQLDVRLVFTAHPTEIVRHTIRDKQRRISEILRQLDREEEGARALSLASSWEIQALQKQLVEEIRLWWRTDELHQFKPSVLDEVEFTLHYFDVVLFDTLPQLRQRICRALEGTFPSLRPPQHGFCRFGSWVGSDRDGNPSVTPQVTWKTANYQRNMVLGKYIASVQNLTQRLSLSLHWSEILSELLESLEKDQTQMPEIYEELAIRYRQEPYRLKLAYIEQRLINTLERSKKLYNGDYLQERETNLDSELSSGRLYRFGEDFLYELKLIQTNLKETNMVCRELEELIAQVEIYGFNLAQLDIRQESTRHSDTIGEVTDYLGLLDKPYNDLDEAEKTDWLIRELSTRRPLIPGELPFSDKASETIATFRMVRKLHREFGHSICQSYIISMSHTASDLLEVALLAKEAGLFDPTTGIGALKIVPLFETVEDLRRAPKVMKQLWELPLYRAMLQGGYEAMEVVKAKPDEAETALQEVMLGYSDSNKDSGFLSSNWEIHKAQQALQALAEGYSIALRIFHGRGGSVGRGGGPAYEAILAQPGRSVDGRIKITEQGEVLASKYNLPDLALYNLETVTTAVIQGSVLGSSFDGIEAWNEIMEELAVRSRQHYRALIYEQPDLVEFFHQVTPIQEISQLQISSRPARRGGKKNLDGLRAIPWVFSWTQTRFLLPSWYGVGTALKEFIDAQPTEHIKQLRYFYAKWPFFKMVISKVEMTLAKVDLQIAQHYVNQLSSEEKSEDFQKMFDQIAAEFYLTREVVLTITDHTNLLDGDPSLQKSVQLRNGTIVPLSFLQVALLKRLREYGNDAVTGRVRSRYSKGELLRGALLTINGVAAGMRNTG; this comes from the coding sequence ATGCCCACGACGCTAAAGAACGCATCAGATCTTAAACCCGCAGTTCCGGCTGTGGCTACTCATGATCGGCTCCTACGCCGTCGACTAAAAAGCGTCGAAGAAACCTGGGCGTCGGTTTTAGAGGATGAGTGTGGACCGAGTTTAGTGGCTTTATTGACCCGTCTACGTCGGCTATGTGCCCCTGACGGACAGGCAAATGCCGCTAATGCTTCGCCTGTTCTTCAACTGATTGAAGAACTAGAACTGAGCGATGCTATTAAGATGGCTAGAGCATTCGCCCTTTATTTTCAGCTGATTAATATCGTTGAGCAGCACTATGAGCAGCGTGGACAGCAGCAGCAGTACCGTGCTGCTTACGAAGAAGCCGAGATTGCGGCAGGTCATTCTATAGAAGACTACGCAGCAGCAGATTACAATGACGCAGACGCTAGCCAGCAGGCTTCTCAAAGTGCTAATGGCTTCAACGGACAAAGCGCTGTCGCTGAGACTATTCGGACTGCAGACAGCCTTAGAGATGTGGGTACGTTCTATTGGCTGTTTCCTACTCTCAAGCGGCTAAATGTTCCACCAAAAATGATCCAGCGATTGTTGGATCAGCTAGATGTACGCTTAGTCTTCACGGCGCACCCTACAGAAATTGTGCGCCATACCATCCGGGACAAGCAGCGACGAATTTCGGAGATCTTGCGCCAGCTAGATAGAGAAGAAGAAGGTGCGCGCGCACTTAGCTTGGCTTCGTCTTGGGAAATTCAGGCACTCCAAAAGCAGCTAGTTGAAGAGATTCGCCTTTGGTGGCGCACAGATGAGCTTCATCAGTTCAAACCTTCAGTATTAGATGAAGTGGAGTTTACGCTGCACTACTTTGATGTGGTTCTATTCGATACACTACCGCAGCTACGTCAAAGAATTTGCCGAGCCCTTGAAGGCACTTTTCCAAGCTTGAGACCCCCTCAGCATGGCTTCTGTCGATTTGGTTCGTGGGTAGGTAGTGATCGCGATGGCAACCCATCAGTTACACCGCAGGTCACCTGGAAAACTGCTAACTATCAGCGCAACATGGTGCTCGGTAAATATATTGCCTCTGTGCAAAATTTAACTCAGCGCCTTAGCCTTTCTTTGCACTGGAGCGAGATTTTATCTGAATTGCTCGAATCGTTAGAGAAAGATCAAACCCAAATGCCAGAAATCTATGAAGAGCTGGCTATCCGCTATCGTCAAGAGCCGTACCGACTGAAGTTAGCCTACATCGAACAGCGCTTAATCAATACCTTAGAAAGATCAAAGAAGCTGTACAACGGTGACTATTTACAAGAAAGAGAAACTAACCTAGACAGTGAACTTTCAAGCGGTCGGCTCTATCGATTTGGAGAAGACTTTCTTTATGAGCTGAAGCTGATACAGACAAACTTGAAAGAAACTAACATGGTTTGTCGAGAGCTTGAAGAGCTGATTGCTCAAGTTGAAATCTACGGCTTTAACCTAGCTCAGCTAGACATTCGCCAAGAGAGCACCCGCCATTCTGACACGATTGGTGAGGTGACTGATTACCTAGGACTGCTTGACAAGCCCTATAACGACCTAGATGAAGCTGAGAAAACAGATTGGCTAATTAGAGAACTTAGTACCCGCAGGCCACTGATCCCAGGCGAGTTACCTTTTTCCGACAAGGCCAGTGAAACCATTGCTACTTTTCGAATGGTTCGCAAGCTTCACCGTGAGTTTGGTCATAGTATTTGTCAAAGCTACATCATCAGTATGAGCCATACGGCTAGCGACTTGTTAGAGGTGGCGCTGCTAGCCAAAGAAGCAGGCTTATTTGATCCAACAACCGGGATAGGCGCACTTAAGATCGTGCCGCTATTTGAAACGGTTGAAGACTTGCGTCGTGCCCCGAAGGTGATGAAACAGCTGTGGGAGCTGCCCTTATATCGAGCCATGTTACAAGGTGGCTATGAGGCGATGGAGGTCGTAAAGGCCAAACCAGATGAGGCAGAAACAGCCTTGCAAGAGGTGATGCTGGGTTATTCTGATAGCAACAAAGATTCAGGATTTCTAAGCAGCAACTGGGAGATACACAAGGCGCAGCAGGCTCTGCAAGCTTTGGCAGAAGGGTACAGCATAGCACTGCGAATTTTTCACGGTCGGGGTGGTTCTGTGGGTCGTGGTGGTGGCCCTGCATACGAGGCGATTCTGGCACAGCCGGGGCGCAGCGTCGATGGTCGAATAAAAATTACTGAACAGGGGGAAGTCCTTGCCTCTAAATACAATCTGCCTGACTTGGCGCTGTATAACCTAGAGACTGTCACTACGGCGGTTATTCAAGGCAGTGTACTAGGTAGCAGCTTTGATGGGATTGAGGCTTGGAACGAAATCATGGAAGAGCTAGCGGTGCGATCGCGTCAGCACTATCGTGCCCTCATCTATGAACAGCCCGATCTAGTTGAATTCTTTCATCAGGTTACTCCGATTCAAGAGATTAGCCAGCTACAGATCAGCTCGCGCCCGGCTCGCCGTGGCGGTAAAAAGAATCTAGACGGCCTTAGAGCAATTCCATGGGTATTTAGCTGGACGCAAACTCGGTTCTTGCTGCCGTCCTGGTACGGCGTGGGCACAGCTCTCAAAGAATTTATTGACGCACAGCCGACAGAGCATATTAAGCAACTACGTTATTTCTACGCCAAGTGGCCTTTCTTCAAAATGGTAATCTCAAAAGTAGAGATGACCCTAGCTAAAGTGGATTTGCAAATTGCTCAGCACTATGTCAATCAGCTCAGTAGCGAAGAAAAGAGCGAAGACTTTCAAAAAATGTTCGATCAGATCGCCGCTGAGTTTTATTTGACTCGTGAAGTTGTACTCACCATCACAGATCACACCAATCTGCTCGATGGCGATCCTAGTTTGCAGAAATCGGTCCAGTTGCGAAATGGTACGATTGTCCCACTCAGCTTTTTGCAGGTTGCTCTGTTAAAGCGCTTGCGGGAGTATGGCAACGACGCAGTCACCGGACGGGTGCGATCGCGCTATAGCAAAGGTGAACTCTTGCGCGGTGCCTTGCTGACTATCAACGGTGTCGCGGCAGGAATGCGCAACACAGGTTGA